Sequence from the Chloroflexota bacterium genome:
GGACGCCGGCCTGACGGCGCCGGGACCCGCACCTGAAAGTGGCGCGTAGTCCTGGCCTGGCTCCCTGCGGCGATCCCGGCCAGGAGGGATTTAGGTGACACCGGTGCACCGGGGGCCGGGTTGCCCATATGGCAAACGCGGCGCTTGACGTCCGCGAGGCGCCAGCCGTAGATCGACTGGTCGTCGTCGCCGACGAGGAAC
This genomic interval carries:
- a CDS encoding UvrD-helicase domain-containing protein; its protein translation is FLVGDDDQSIYGWRLADVKRRVCHMGNPAPGAPVSPKSLLAGIAAGSQARTTRHFQVRVPAPSGRRPRPSGLLVEPRPLGAVVVKLRVPVLVDVRKRTLPHL